In Oncorhynchus nerka isolate Pitt River linkage group LG21, Oner_Uvic_2.0, whole genome shotgun sequence, the genomic window AGAGCAGAGTCATTACCCAGGGCAgagctctttgtctgtctgtctctgcctgtcagcTCAGCATTATGGAGCCTGGAGGACCGCAGTCTTTCCACCAGCCATTCAGGGGAAATGGAGGACATCAGTCTGCAGCCTGGCTTCACTTCTCAGGAGAGCCACATGCATCACGCCCTGGCATTGGCCAGCCTCTAATGTGCCACCTCTAATGGCCATTTAATCATGTTGCAtgagtctgtgtgagtggacctgAAGTCAAGAAATGCCAGGGTGCACCACTTGAAATGGATCAAACTGCAATACTCAACTCTGACCATTGCTGGTTTTAGTTTCCTTTGGCATTTGCCCCTGAAAATATGTAGTTGATTATGTGCTACACAAACTGAATTATGTAATGGATGCTCTGAACTTTCCTTCACCCCATGGCCTTGACTCCAATTCTGAAAAATGTTGGTTCCTAGAATAGGGAATCATGCTACACCCATTTAGCATTCACATACTGCATTATGTTTTTAAATGATTCAGTGAAATTGAAGAGTTCAATCAAATTCAACCGTCTGAGACACAAGTTTTGAAGCAGTGCACACCCCTCTacttctttctgttctctctcccaggTGTAAAATAAAAAGTCTGTCCAACACATCTCTAGGAGAGTTGATCCTATAACACAGACGTTCACTTTTCAGTCAAGCTTTTGTCTTGATCAGCAGAAATTCATCCCGCTCACCTTGTTACCCCAATTATGCAGTGTTATCATTTCTGGGTTTTCATTTTTACCCTTCTATCTTTTTCTTACCTCTCGACCCCAAACCTACAGACACTGtccttttttatatatatatatatatttgagtcAATGCTGTAATGCTGTCCTTCTAAAGCCTGTTGGGCCCTGTGTGATCGCCAAACCGTGCCTTGAGAGGGTTCCAAGGAAGTGCCGTTTATTCATAAGAACCCATCTCTTTGAAGCACTGGCCCCCTAAAACTGCTCGTCAGGTTTAGCTCAATTATTCATAATGGTTGGTCTATGGGCTGAAACTGGGATTTGAATACCTCAATGCATTTTTGCCTAGTAAGTAATCTTGTTTATTTTACTaactatttttgttttgtttctgttCCTTTTCCAGATCTACACACATCTGAGGTCCTACACAGTCCCTAACGAGCAGCGCTACATCATTCGCATTCTTTTCATCGTGCCAATCTATGCGTTCGACTCCTGGCTCAGCCTGCTCTTCATCAGCAACGACCAGTACTATGTCTACTTTGACTCCGTCCGAGACTGTTATGAAGGTACGGTAAACCAACCACCCCACCCTTCTCCTCCCTTTCGCTGTTGCCTCATATCTCAGCCAGCGCCCTGACAGCGGTTTACTCTATAAGCACCTGTACAGTCGGCAGTAGTCAGACACCGGGCGGGTTCTGTCTGGCCAGTAATGACATTTAGACCTATTATAAGTTCTGAAAAAACATTTTATGGCTAGAAGGTTTGAAGCTAAAACGGACTGGCCCAACCTGTTTTTCCTCACCTGTCAGTTCTTCCCTATGGGCAGAGAGGTCCTATTGTTCGTGGTGTTCTGTTTCCAGGGCGTGTAGACTTTCAGACCTGTCTTTTTTCCTCTTAGGCTTAGTGGTTTTTGTATTCTATTTTTTGCAAAAGGTGGAAAAGGGATGTACTTTAGTTGAGATCATTCTAATCCAAACTTAACTAGTTAAGAGTTGTTTTTAAAAAAATTCAAACATAAAGGAAATGTTCATCTTCCTCATAGCTATTCTTCACATTTAATTATTAATGTCTCATAAATTTTCCTCTGAAAAGCCTTTCTTTAATAGTCATTATTTACCGAAGCAATAAGAAAAGACTGTAGTACTTTAACAATGGCAGAGGTGAATCATATGCAGAATTGTTTAAGTGTCATTTGATATATGGACAAAACTATTAGTATTTCACATACATTATTGACCAGATGAATTTAGTGTTTGAGACAGCATCTGAAAGCAGGGTAACTGTTGCATTGCATTGAGTCAGCATGGCCAGGGCTAAAGCACTGTGTGAAACTATGTGCCCTGATACTGAGAGTGTAACTTGCATTTGCTTTTTTTAAACCCTCCTGAAATGTCAACTTAGGAAGGATTTGAAGGACAGAGAACCATCCCAAGCCTCTTAGTGGTGGGGAGAAAACATTGATTGGTAAAAAAATATGATTATTGTAAAGTGAAACCCTCCTCACCAAAATATAATTTCAGTTTCCACAGCTTCTAAATTAGGATGTAAGATCTCTACAGTGCTATCATCACAATCTGGCCCACAATATTACCTGCAGCACAGAACAAATTTGACAAATTATCTTTAAAATCCATGTTTATGAGGAATGATTTATATAGACAAAACATGAATATTTACTGAGATTAGCTGGAATCGGTAGCCCTTTACACTCGTACCCATATGTATACGGGTTgaaatggcagatttgggcacCAATAAACGGCTAAATTGGAAGGCATTGGCTGtgcagtaacatgctatacatgcaCTTCAGTGCTGTATGAGTTCCGACATCCGTGCTGAACTTGAGCACCCAGGCGGTGTCACTCccatccctcccctaattggTTGCCTTTagcaaatgttttgttgtctgagtgagggaagtGCAGTAAATTAAGAGAactatgtattttgaaagatgggaagttgaggattataataaacactgctttgatgtcatacaagcaggCCAAACAcccatgagtccaaatgtgcgacttcacatttccatatcataaaactcatgtcaCATACAGTGTCGACGTTTATGATCACCATGTTTAATGTACATGTTGACATGATGACACACCCAGGGTTAttgtgaacagaatgagcctatgtttgtctattgtgacGAAAACTCGCCTGTGGCACACGCACCTGAATGCAGTCATGATTCCTTTCTATGTGCAACAAAATGATGATCCGTTTTCCTGTAAATTGCATTGTgaagcctaacactgtaagatGGTATTTTATaatttagctagtcatgttggcaaaAGAACaggctttcaaatgatgcccacctgacccagattgtgaTTTGTAATGGTCTATTTTTGAATTGCGTAAATGACAACAGTAATTGAGTGatggcagggttgtgttccaaacaaaataaCTAAAAGTATGCTTTGCTCTAATTCTAATTCCTCAAAGGAACAGCTAGGAGAGCGAAAAGCACCTTTAACAGTGGAAGACTCTTCTTTAGTCATAAAATGCGTTGAAATGACttgtgcacactttggagagtagccacctctcactcaaacccttgtcatttTTTTTCTTATGTTGCTCCTACCCCACATTTTCCAGTGAATATTCtcatcatgttactgaatgtatcaaGAGTATTTTCTGATTTCGGAATCAACAGATGCggtgaaaagtacagtaaatgtaaaatgcacataaaatcaacagtgcTATGTTTTGGATTCAGtgttgtcaggtgaactgttgtgtcctcacctttTGGTGTAATAATTTCCCCTTTATCTCTAAACTGTTCCCTttaattgctaccatggttatgcatttCATATTTCTCCTGAAAGAAATGTAGCCCTATCCATGTAGCCCTATCCATGTAGCCCTATCCATGTAGCCCTATCCATGTAGCCCTATCCATGTAGGCTAATTCCCACCTGTGTAAAGAGTGAATGGTGAAACAGCCACATCTGTTTGTGATATTACAACATCATTGAACGCGCGGAAGAGCACAATATCTACTGCAAAAATGTTTTACCAGGCTGCACGGCGCTCCTCAGCTcagcaacaaaaacaataacCGTGGTGGTGGTGCGGCcagtggtgctgtttcccctactACGGATTCCATTTTTAAACGGACTGACCCGTGACGTTGAATTGTTGTTTTTGAAAATGACCCCCACTTGCAAAACCTCAAATCAGTGTTGTAAACAACATTCCATCATAATGTACAGGAATGTATGTGAGTGACTTTGTCCCTTCTCTCCATGACAGCATTTGTGATTTACAACTTCCTGAGCCTGTCCTTTGAGTACCTCGGGGGAGAGAGTGCCATCATGTCCGAGATCCGAGGGAAGTCCATTGAGTGAGTCCTCCCAGTCCCATCCCCCATACCATGGTCTCATACTACACGCTATGCAAGTAGCTTTCATAAAACCCACCCAGAATGTTGGGGATTTTCAGTTTGTATTGCAAGTCTTGCAGTCACCCAGGGTCAGTCTGTCATTTCCTTGAATGTAACTTCTTGATCTTGTTTTAAGGTAGTCTGACTTCAAGGATAATGCTGTCTTGTATTTTGGACACTAGAATGATGTCTTTAAATCTGGTACACATTCAAAGGATACATTTGTGACCACACATTTTCTATCATTCCCAGGTCGAGCTGTATGTATGGTACCTGCTGCTTAGGTGGAATAAGCTACTCTATTGGCTTTTTAAGATTCTGTAAACAGGTGagtttccatctccctccctgcttGGGTGATGAAAGCACTCTGAAAATATGGAAATAGGAAATTGTGATTTGTTATTTTAATGTCACCTCATTGAACTTTTTTTTCAAAAGCAAGATCGCTCCTCTATTGCGAAATGACAGCCATTATAATTGGCTGTCCACTTTTAAGAGGATAAGGTTGACTGGTTAAAAAGGAAAATGAAAGCAATCTGAGAACAGGTAAAAGCAGCTCTGTAATAAGCACAGAGAAATAACATGAGCTGTCAGCTTGAGACTGTCCCCATAGTGTCTTGGGGATGCAGTCTGTGCTCTGAGTCTTACCCTGATGGCAATTGGATCTGAAAGGTATGTCCTCAGAACAGTGAATAGATGTCCAGAAAATGGAGCTGATTAACACTTGGCATGTTCTGGCTGGACTCCTACGTTGGTGGTTTCAAAGCACAACCTTGCTGTTCTCTTCCCTCCGGTAGCAGAGTTGAAAGGGATAGAACTATATCTGCTCTGGCTCTGTGAGATGACAAGTTGGAGGGAATGGGATCAATAACTGCATTTAGAGATTACTCCGGGTTTCAAGAGGAGGACCTCTAATCCAAAAGCACCAGCCTGTCCTAAAGTTGCTATATCATTTCCCATTTAAAGGTCTGCAGGTAGCTCCAGTAAGGAAAACTACTGACCCTTGAAACTCAATCACATGCCCCTTAGTGTACTTAGTGTCTGAAGTAACATTACTTCAGACAGTACATTGTTTTGGCATAATGTCAATACATGCATATGTTTGAGATTTTTAACATGTTATATCATACATTGCAAATTGATAGACACACAATTTCCACAAAATGTTCATTCATTTCATAGATTACTCAGTGTTTGAAGACGTACAGTTGGCTACCTTTCAAATCCAATAACCAGCATGAAGTAGTTGTCACCTGCATTGTTCCTGGTTTTGTTTCTGTGTTCAATGCATGTCCCATCCTGTATTGATGTCATGCAGGCCACTCTTCAGTTCTGTGTCGTCAAACCCATCATGGCCGTCATCACCATCCTCCTGCAGGCCTTTGGCAAATATCATGACGGAGACTTTAAGTGAGCACAAcctttcattccattccatttcaCCCATTCAACTTCCCTTCGCATGCTCGCACTACTCATTGTGGATTTTTCAGCTTTTTAGATTTCACATGAATCTATTAGACATTGATATTTACAATATGAGTATTCCATTTGGATGGAAATTCAGAAACTGAATGTACATAGATCCCTACTAACGTCTGTATTGATCCTGTTCCCATCTGCAGTGTGAACGGAGGATACCTCTACATCACCATCATCTACAACATCTCTGTCAGCCTGGCCCTGTacgctctcttcctcttcttcttcgctACCAGTGACCTGCTGAGGCCTTATGAACCCGTGCTCAAATTCCTCACCATCAAATCTGTCATCTTCCTGTCCTTCTGGCAGGGTACGTTGGTCCCTTACCTTGACTTAATATCAACAGATTCAAACCCTGATGGGGTTGGAAAAGTCTACACAATACATTGTAATTGATACATTAGACTGGAGTAGCAGGTGAAGGTGTTGTCTTTTTGTCGTTTAGGTATGTTGCTGGCCATCCTGGAGCGCTGTGGGGTCATCCCTAACGCCCTGTTTATCGACGGCCAGGAGGTGGGGGCAGGCACTGTGGCAGCAGGCTGGCAGAACTTCATCACCTGCATCGAGATGTTCTTCGCTGCTATCGCCCTGCGCTACGCCTTCACCTGCACGTGTACCAGGAGAAGAAGAACGATCTACCAGGGACACACGGTAACTGTACTTCTACACGTCCATAGATAGGGGAGGTATCTGTTGGAGCTGATGAAATGGTCATTAggagggctgggaattgccagacacgatattaccaccatacttgggtgccgatacgatatgtattgcaattctcacgattctgtatgtattgcgattcgatacagtgatttctttgcaattcaatgttccaaacatatggctcaccatatgtctgctgcagaattccccttaagtgttcaattgggttgcgATCTGgtgaccccacacacacactttaaacatttacatttacatttaagtcatttagcagacgctcttatccagagcgacttacaaattggtgcattcaccttatgacctccagtggaacagtagtgcatctaaatcttttcagggggagggggggtgagagggattactttatcctatcctaggtattccttaaagaggtggggtttcaggtgtctccggaag contains:
- the tmem184a gene encoding LOW QUALITY PROTEIN: transmembrane protein 184A (The sequence of the model RefSeq protein was modified relative to this genomic sequence to represent the inferred CDS: inserted 1 base in 1 codon), with the translated sequence MNSSAKEMAMDSEVPQNESLIRFASPVLNKSDISNMTIIQTGNGTIVAHDIFLNTTAAQALSGIFVWSALLLTCHQIYTHLRSYTVPNEQRYIIRILFIVPIYAFDSWLSLLFISNDQYYVYFDSVRDCYEAFVIYNFLSLSFEYLGGESAIMSEIRGKSIESSCMYGTCCLGGISYSIGFLRFCKQATLQFCVVKPIMAVITILLQAFGKYHDGDFNVNGGYLYITIIYNISVSLALYALFLFFFATSDLLRPYEPVLKFLTIKSVIFLSFWQGMLLAILERCGVIPNALFIDGQEVGAGTVAAGWQNFITCIEMFFAAIALRYAFTXHVYQEKKNDLPGTHDNIAPMQSISSGLKETMNPGDMVQDAIHNFSPAYQQYTQQSTQEVVQPSQNNGKAGTGGSSKSSKKSDKVLLIISDDEF